In Dermacentor variabilis isolate Ectoservices chromosome 7, ASM5094787v1, whole genome shotgun sequence, a genomic segment contains:
- the LOC142587933 gene encoding uncharacterized protein LOC142587933 isoform X2: MPLNKWHYIFKSASDGKYPLEVAWHLWTPVQAGESSLTGQACRTMCRASWKLPATPEKVAALKNCLAKYISDHPMMPPAPHPENHLASVRKHLWSSLLH, translated from the exons ATGCCACTCAACAAGTGGCATTACATATTCAAGTCTGCTTCCGACGGAAAGTACCCATTAGAGGTGGCATGGCACCTGTGGACACCAGTGCAAGCAGGTGAAAGCAGCCTGACTGGACAGGCCTGCCGGACAATGTGCCGCGCATCTTGGAAGCTTCCGGCAACACCGGAGAAAGTGGCTGCTTTGAAGA ACTGCCTGGCGAAATACATAAGTGACCATCCAATGATGCCACCTGCACCACATCCGGAGAACCACCTTGCTTCCGTGCGAAAGCACCTTTGGAGCTCTCTTTTACACTAG
- the LOC142587933 gene encoding BEN domain-containing protein 5-like isoform X1: MAAAALCVIGWSGQVQIGVGFVMPLNKWHYIFKSASDGKYPLEVAWHLWTPVQAGESSLTGQACRTMCRASWKLPATPEKVAALKNCLAKYISDHPMMPPAPHPENHLASVRKHLWSSLLH; encoded by the exons atggctgcagcagcactgtgtgTAATCGGATGGTCTGGTCAG GTACAGATTGGTGTGGGATTTGTGATGCCACTCAACAAGTGGCATTACATATTCAAGTCTGCTTCCGACGGAAAGTACCCATTAGAGGTGGCATGGCACCTGTGGACACCAGTGCAAGCAGGTGAAAGCAGCCTGACTGGACAGGCCTGCCGGACAATGTGCCGCGCATCTTGGAAGCTTCCGGCAACACCGGAGAAAGTGGCTGCTTTGAAGA ACTGCCTGGCGAAATACATAAGTGACCATCCAATGATGCCACCTGCACCACATCCGGAGAACCACCTTGCTTCCGTGCGAAAGCACCTTTGGAGCTCTCTTTTACACTAG